In Pyrus communis chromosome 1, drPyrComm1.1, whole genome shotgun sequence, the following are encoded in one genomic region:
- the LOC137730289 gene encoding uncharacterized protein isoform X4, translating to MKTIIWSITHAHLPRSQVLVSPSSNLPAPQAFKGMREDEVRKASGVLKSGVHCLALFKEKDEEREMLQLFSQILAIMEPRDLMDMFSLCMPELFECMICNTQLVHIFSTLLQAPKVYRPFADVLVNYLVNSKLDVLKHPDTPSAKLVLHLFQFIFGAVPKAPSDFERILQPHVPVIMEVCMKNATEVEKPLGYMKLLHATFRALAACKFDLLLRDLIPMLQPCLNMLLMMLEGPTGEDMRDLLLELCLTLPARLSSLLPHLPRLMKPLVLCLKGSDDLVSLGLRTLEFWVDSLNPDFLEPSMANVMSEVILTLWSHLRPAPYPWGAKALQLLGKLGGRNRRFLKEPLALECKENPEHGLRTILTFEPSTPFLVPLDRCINLAVEAVMHKNSGIDTFYRKQALKFIRVCLSSQLNLPEKIKDDGGTPSQLSTLLVSAVDSSWQRPETSDMKADLGVKTKTQLIAEKSVFKTLLMTVIAASVEADLQDPKDDFVVNVCRHFAMMFHIDSSSTNTSVANAAVGGPMLSSNAQVGSSSRSKINTSSNLKELDPLIFLDALVDVLADENRLHAKAALSALNVFCETLLFLARSKHADLLMSRGPGTPMMVSSPSLNPVYSPPPSVRIPVFEQLLPRLLHCCYGTTWQAQMGGVMGLGALVGKVTVETLCLFQVRIVRGLVYVLKRLPIYASKEQEETSQVLTQVLRVVNNVDEANSESRRQSFQGVVDFLAAELFNPNASIIVRKNVQSCLALLASRTGSEVSELLEPLYQNLLQQILARPLRSKTVDQQVGTVTALNFCLGLRPPLLKLTQDLVNFLQEALQIAEADETVWVVKFMNPKVATSLNKLRTACIELLCTTMAWADFKTPNHSELRAKIISMFFKSLTCRTPEIVAVAKEGLRQVINQQRMPKELLQSSLRPILVNLAHTKNLSMPLLQGLARLLELLSNWFNVTLGGKLLEHLKKWLEPEKLAQSQKSWKAGEEPKIAAAIIELFHLLPTAASKFLDELVTLTIELEGALLPGQVYSEINSPYRLPLTKFLNRYATLAVDYFLARLSEPKYFRRFMYIVRSDAGQPLRDELAKSAQKILASAFPEFLPTASGTSTPPPALLGDDGLVKPLSDSSNPPSAHPGVTPDAYFRGLALIKNLVKLIPGWLQSNRIVFDTLVLVWKSPVRLSRLQNEQELNLVQVKESKWLVKCFLNYLRHDKTEVNVLFEILSIFLFHTRIDFTFLKEFYIIEVAEGYPPNFKKALLLHFLNLFQSKQLGHDHLVVIMQMLILPMLAHSFQNDQSWEVVDQTIIKTIVDRLLDPPEEVSAEYDEPLRIELLQLATLLLKYLQNDLVHHRKELIKFGWNHLKREDSASKQWAFVNVCHFLEAYQAPEKIILQVFVALLRTCQPENKMLVKQALDILMPALPRRLPLGDSRMPIWIRYTKKILVEEGHSIPNLIHIFQLIVRHSDLFYSCRAQFVPQMVNSLSRLGLPYNTSAENRRLAIELAGLVVGWERQRQNEMKVVADGDVTNQNSEGFNPGPASADPKRSVDGSTFPEDSTKRVKVEPGLQSLCVMSPGGPSTIPNIETPGSASQPDEEFKPNAAMEEMIINFLIRVALVIEPKDKEASIMYKQALDLLSQALEVWPTANVKFNYLEKFLSSIQPQSKDPSTALAQGLDVMNKVLEKQPHLFIRNNINQISQILEPCFKYKLLDAGKSLCSLLKMVFVAFPLEAAATPQDVNLIYHKVDELIKKHINTVTAPQTSSEESTANSISFVLLVIRTLTEVQKNFVDPHIFVRILQRLARDMGSSSSSHLRQGQTKDLDSAVSSSRQGVDVGAVISNLNSVLKLISERVMLVPDCKRSVTQILNALLSEKGTDASVLLCILEVIKGWIEDDFGKPGSSVTSNAFLPPKEIVSFLQKLSQVDKQNFSIALEEWDRKYLQLLYGLCADSNKYPFSLRQEVFQKVERQFMLGLRARDPELRMKFFSLYHESLGKTLFARLQYVIHLQDWEALGDVFWLKQGLDLLLAILVEDKPITLPPNSARVPPLLVLDSPDPSAMHQQVTDIPEGSEDAPLTFDTLVRKHAHFLNEMSKLKVADLIIPLRELAHADANVAYHLWVLVFPIAWVTLDKEEQVALAKPMIALLSKDYHKKQQGSRPNVVQALLEGLQLSHPQPRMPSELIKYIGKTYNAWHIALALLESHVMLFTNDTKCSESLAELYRLLNEEDMRCGLWKKRSITAETRAGLSLVQHGYWQRAQSLFYQAMLKSTQGTYNNTVPKAEMCLWEEQWLYCAGQLSEWEPLVEYGKSIENHEVLLDTLWKLPDWVYLKDQVLTKAQVEDTPKLRLIQSFILLHERNANGVGDAENSVGKGVDLALDQWWQLPEMSIHARIPLLQQFQQLVEVQESSRILVDIANGNKLSGNPVVGVHGNLYADLKDILETWRLRTPNEWDNMSVWYDLLQWRNEMYNAVIEAFKDFTTTNPQLHHLGYRDKAWNVNKLAHIGRKQGLYDVCVSILEKMYGHSTMEVQEAFVKITEQAKAYLEMKGELTSGLNLINSTNLEYFPVKHKAEIFRLKGDFLLKLNDYEGANLSYSNAVSLFRNVPKGWISWGNYCDMAYRERNDETWLEYAVCCFLQGIKFGISNSRNHLARVLYLLSFDTPNEHVGRSFDKYIDQIPHWVWLSWIPQLLLSLQRTEAPHCKLVLLKIATVYPQALYYWLRTYLLERRDVANKAELGSRMAMAQRIQQSASGASAGSIGLADGNARVQGHSGIGLSSDNQVHQTAQSGGIGSHDGGNSHGQESERSTVVESGMHQGNEQQSSSTVNDGGQSALRRNGALGSVPSAASAFDAAKDIMEALRSKHTNLASELETLLTEIGSRFVTLPEERLLAVVNALLHRCYKYPTATTAEVPQSLKKELSGVCRACFSQDAVNKHVDFVREYKQDFERDLDPGSTTTFPATLSELTERLKHWKNVLQSNVEDRFPAVLKLEEESRVLRDFHVVDVEVPGQYFSDQEIAPDHAVKLDRVGADIPIVRRHGSSFRRLTLIGSDGSQRHFIVQTSLTPNARSDERILQLFRVMNQMFDKHKESRRRHISIHTPIIIPVWSQVRMVEDDLMYSTFLEVYENHCSRNDKEADLPITYFKEQLNPAVSGQVINGAVVDLRLQAYNDITKNLVSDGIFSQYMYKTLLNGNHMWTFKKQFAIQLALSSFMSLMLQIGGRSPNKILFAKNTGKIFQTDFHPAYDVNGMVELNEPVPFRLTRNMQAFFSHFGVEGLIVSAMCAAAQAVVSPKQSQHLWHQLAMFFRDELLSWSWRRPSLGMPMAPFAGGGNMNPIDFKQKVIANVEHVIGRINGIAPQYFSEEEDNGMEPPQSVQRGVTELVEAALTPRNLCMMDPTWHPWF from the exons ATGAAGACTATCATATGGAGTATCACTCATGCACACTTGCCACGTTCACAG GTGCTTGTTTCACCATCATCTAATTTACCAGCGCCTCAGGCATTTAAAGGGATGCGAGAAGATGAG GTTCGGAAAGCTTCTGGCGTTTTAAAGAGTGGGGTGCATTGCTTGGCTCTATTCAAGGAGAAGGATGAAGAGAGGGAAATGCTGCAGCTCTTTTCCCAGATTCTGGCTATTATGGAACCTCGAGATTTAATGGACATGTTCTCGTTGTGTATGCCTGAGCTTTTCGAGTGCATGATTTGCAACACACAGTTGGTTCACATATTCTCTACACTTCTCCAAGCCCCTAAAGTATACCGGCCCTTTGCAGATGTTTTGGTTAATTACCTTGTAAACAGTAAACTTGATGTTCTGAAGCATCCAGATACACCTTCAGCAAAACTAGTATTGCATCTCTTTCAGTTTATATTTGGTGCAGTTCCAAAAGCGCCTTCAGATTTTGAACGTATTTTGCAACCTCACGTTCCTGTTATAATGGAAGTGTGCATGAAAAATGCTACTGAAGTTGAAAAGCCTCTTGGTTATATGAAACTTCTTCATGCAACGTTTCGAGCACTTGCAGCATGCAAATTTGATCTTCTTCTGAGGGATTTGATTCCTATGTTACAACCCTGTCTTAATATGCTGTTGATGATGCTGGAGGGTCCAACAGGGGAAGATATGAGGGACCTTTTGCTGGAGTTGTGCTTAACCTTGCCTGCGCGCTTAAGTTCTTTGCTACCCCACCTTCCCCGTCTTATGAAGCCtcttgttttgtgtcttaaagGAAGTGATGATCTCGTGAGTTTAGGTTTAAGAACACTTGAGTTTTGGGTAGACAGTTTGAATCCTGATTTCTTGGAACCCAGCATGGCCAATGTAATGTCTGAGGTGATTTTGACCCTATGGTCACACTTGAGGCCTGCTCCCTATCCTTGGGGTGCAAAAGCATTGCAACTCCTTGGCAAGTTAGGAGGTCGTAACAGGCGTTTTCTCAAAGAACCCCTTGCACTTGAATGCAAGGAGAACCCAGAGCATGGACTTCGCACGATTCTTACATTTGAGCCTTCAACCCCATTTTTGGTGCCACTGGATCGATGCATTAATCTTGCCGTGGAAGCTGTTATGCACAAAAATAGTGGAATTGATACTTTCTACCGAAAACAGGCATTGAAGTTTATTCGTGTTTGCTTATCGTCCCAGCTTAATTTGCCTGAAAAGATTAAGGACGATGGAGGCACGCCTAGTCAGTTGTCAACTTTGTTGGTCTCTGCTGTTGATTCTTCTTGGCAGCGGCCTGAAACATCAGACATGAAG GCTGACTTAGGTGTAAAGACAAAGACCCAACTTATCGCTGAAAAGTCTGTTTTCAAGACTCTCTTAATGACTGTCATTGCTGCCAGTGTGGAGGCAGATCTCCAGGACCCCAAGGATGACTTTGTTGTGAATGTATGCCGCCATTTTGCGATGATGTTCCATATTGATTCATCCTCAACTAATACCTCAGTTGCCAATGCTGCAGTTGGGGGTCCGATGCTTTCATCTAATGCCCAAGTGGGTTCCAGTTCCAGGTCAAAGATTAATACTTCTTCGAACCTCAAGGAGTTAGACCCTCTGATATTTTTAGATGCTCTAGTTGATGTGCTAGCAGATGAAAACCGGCTCCATGCCAAGGCTGCACTTAGtgctttaaatgttttttgtgaaaCACTTCTCTTTCTTGCTCGCTCAAAGCATGCTGATCTGCTGATGTCAAGGGGCCCTGGTACTCCAATGATGGTCTCGAGTCCATCATTAAATCCTGTATACTCTCCCCCCCCAAGTGTTCGCATCCCTGTTTTCGAGCAACTTTTGCCCCGTCTTTTGCATTGTTGCTATGGTACAACCTGGCAAGCGCAGATGGGAGGTGTTATGGGACTTGGCGCTTTGGTTGGTAAGGTCACTGTTGAGACCCTGTGCCTTTTCCAAGTAAGAATCGTTCGCGGTTTGGTGTATGTTCTTAAAAGGCTTCCTATATATGCTAGCAAAGAGCAGGAAGAGACAAGTCAGGTGCTTACACAGGTTCTTCGTGTGGTTAATAATGTTGATGAAGCAAACAGTGAATCACGCCGGCAAAGCTTTCAAGGAGTGGTTGATTTCCTTGCTGCAGAATTGTTTAATCCCAATGCATCTATTATTGTCAGAAAGAATGTGCAGTCCTGTTTGGCACTTTTAGCAAGTAGAACTGGTAGTGAGGTATCTGAGCTACTTGAGCCATTATATCAAAATTTGCTTCAGCAAATTTTAGCAAGACCACTCCGGTCAAAAACTGTTGATCAACAG GTGGGGACAGTTACAGCTTTAAACTTCTGTTTGGGCTTGAGGCCACCTCTTCTCAAGCTGACACAAGATTTGGTTAATTTTCTCCAAGAAGCATTGCAAATAGCTGAGGCTGATGAAACTGTGTGGGTTGTGAAGTTTATGAACCCCAAAGTGGCCACATCATTAAATAAGCTTCGAACAGCCTGCATTGAGCTACTTTGTACTACCATGGCGTGGGCAGATTTTAAAACTCCAAATCATTCAGAATTGCGCGCAAAGATCATTTCCATGTTTTTTAAATCTTTGACATGTCGAACGCCTGAAATTGTTGCTGTGGCCAAGGAAGGCCTGCGACAG GTTATTAATCAGCAGAGGATGCCAAAAGAACTTCTGCAGAGCAGCCTTAGGCCTATTTTAGTGAACTTGGCACACACGAAGAATCTGAGCATGCCTCTTCTGCAAGGTCTGGCCCGTCTTCTTGAACTCTTGTCCAATTGGTTTAATGTTACCTTAGGTGGCAAGCTACTGGAACACCTAAAGAAATGGTTAGAGCCTGAAAAACTTGCACAAAGTCAGAAATCATGGAAGGCTGGTGAAGAGCCAAAAATTGCAGCTG CTATTATCGagctttttcaccttcttcctACGGCTGCATCAAAGTTCCTTGATGAACTTGTAACCTTGACTATTGAATTGGAAGGAGCTCTTCTTCCGGGACAAGTATATAGTGAGATCAACAGTCCATATCGCCTTCCACTCACAAAATTTTTGAATCGCTATGCGACATTAGCGGTTGATTATTTTCTTGCTCGATTAAGTGAACCGAAGTACTTCAGGAG GTTTATGTATATAGTCCGATCGGATGCCGGCCAGCCTTTGAGAGATGAACTTGCTAAATCAGCACAGAAAATACTTGCAAGTGCTTTTCCTGAATTTTTGCCAACTGCTTCGGGAACGTCAACTCCACCTCCTGCTTTGTTGGGTGATGACGGTCTTGTTAAGCCTCTATCTGATAGTTCTAATCCCCCATCTGCACATCCTGGTGTAACGCCAGATGCTTATTTTCGGGGACTTGCActcataaaaaatttagtcaaaTTGATACCTGGCTGGCTACAAAGTAACCGCATTGTGTTTGATACCTTGGTACTTGTTTGGAAGTCACCTGTAAGGCTATCCCGTTTGCAGAATGAACAGGAGCTGAACTTAGTGCAG GTTAAAGAAAGCAAATGGCTTGTCAAATGCTTCCTGAATTATTTACGGCATGACAAAACAGAAGTGAATGTTCTCTTTGAAATACTCTCCATCTTCTTGTTTCATACTCGAATTGATTTTACATTTCTGAAGGAATTTTATATCATTGAG GTTGCAGAAGGTTATCCACCTAACTTTAAGAAAGCACTTCTCTTGCATTTCTTAAATCTTTTCCAATCAAAGCAACTTGGTCATGATCATCTGGTGGTTATTATGCAAATGCTTATTCTTCCAATGCTTGCTCATTCCTTCCAAAATGATCAGAGTTGGGAAGTTGTTGACCAAACTATAATAAAAACAATTGTTGACAGACTTCTCGATCCTCCAGAAGAG GTTTCTGCTGAATATGACGAGCCCTTGAGAATAGAACTTTTGCAGCTTGCTACTTTGCTTCTTAAGTATCTGCAGAATGACCTTGTACATCATAGGAAAGAACTAATCAAATTTGGTTGGAATCATCTCAAACGCGAAGATAGTGCCAGTAAACAGTGGGCATTTGTAAATGTTTGCCATTTCTTGGAGGCTTATCAAGCCCCAGAAAAAATTATACTCCAG GTTTTTGTAGCACTCCTGAGAACTTGTCAACCAGAGAATAAAATGTTGGTCAAGCAGGCCCTCGATATACTAATGCCAGCACTACCACGAAGATTGCCTCTTGGAGATTCTCGTATGCCAATTTGGATACggtacaccaaaaaaattttGGTTGAGGAAGGCCACTCAATCCCTAATCTGATTCACATTTTTCAGCTTATTGTGCGACATTCAGATCTCTTTTACAGCTGTAGAGCTCAATTTGTACCTCAGATGGTCAATTCTCTTAGTCGCCTTGGATTGCCTTACAACACCTCTGCAGAAAACAGGCGTCTTGCAATTGAACTTGCTGGTTTGGTTGTTGGATGGGAAAGACAAAGacaaaatgaaatgaaagtaGTGGCGGATGGTGATGTTACCAATCAGAACAGTGAGGGGTTTAATCCAGGCCCTGCTAGTGCTGATCCTAAGCGCTCTGTGGATGGGTCTACATTTCCTGAAGATTCAACGAAGCGTGTCAAAGTTGAACCTGGTCTTCAATCCCTCTGTGTAATGTCGCCTGGTGGGCCTTCCACAATCCCTAACATTGAGACCCCTGGGTCTGCTAGCCAACCTGATGAAGAATTCAAGCCAAATGCTGCTATGGAGGAAATGATTATCAATTTCCTTATAAGG GTTGCTTTGGTCATAGAGCCCAAGGACAAGGAAGCAAGTATTATGTACAAACAAGCGTTAGACCTTCTATCACAAGCTTTGGAGGTGTGGCCAACTGCCAATgttaaattcaattatttagAGAAGTTTCTGAGCAGCATTCAGCCTCAGTCCAAGGACCCTTCCACAGCCCTTGCACAGGGCTTGGATGTCATGAATAAGGTCCTTGAGAAGCAGCCACATTTATTCATCAGAAATAACATCAATCAAATTTCCCAG ATTCTTGAACCATGTTTCAAGTATAAACTGTTAGATGCCGGAAAATCATTGTGCTCCCTGTTGAAAATGGTCTTTGTTGCTTTTCCTCTGGAAGCAGCTGCTACTCCACAAGATGTGAATCTAATATATCACAAGGTTGATGAACTAATAAAGAAGCACATCAATACTGTTACTGCTCCTCAGACATCGAGTGAGGAGAGCACTGCTAATTCAATTAGTTTTGTGCTGCTTGTAATTAGAACCTTGACAGAGGTGCAAAAGAACTTTGTTGATCCTCACATCTTCGTCCGTATTCTGCAACGCCTGGCACGAGATATGGGGTCGTCATCAAGTTCTCATCTGAGACAA GGCCAGACAAAAGATCTGGATTCCGCAGTTTCCTCTTCTCGTCAAGGGGTTGATGTTGGAGCCGTCATTTCTAATCTGAACTCCGTTCTGAAACTTATTAGTGAAAGGGTCATGCTTGTTCCAGATTGCAAAAGATCTGTAACTCAAATACTAAACGCCTTGCTTTCTGAGAAAGGCACTGATGCTAGCGTGCTTCTTTGCATACTTGAGGTAATAAAAGGTTGGATTGAAGATGACTTTGGAAAGCCAGGCTCATCTGTCACTTCAAATGCTTTTCTCCCTCCAAAGGAAATAGTTTCCTTTCTTCAGAAGCTTTCACAAGTTGATAAACAAAACTTCTCAATTGCTCTTGAAGAGTGGGACAGAAAATATCTTCAGCTTCTTTATGGATTATGTGCTGATTCAAATAA ATATCCCTTCTCCCTGCGTCAAGAGGTGTTTCAGAAGGTGGAAAGGCAATTCATGCTTGGTTTACGTGCAAGAGATCCTGAATTACGGATGAAATTTTTCTCACTTTATCATGAATCTCTCGGGAAAACATTGTTTGCGAGGCTTCAGTATGTCATTCACCTTCAGGATTGGGAAGCCTTGGGTGATGTCTTCTGGCTCAAACAGGGCCTTGATCTTCTTTTAGCAATCTTAGTCGAGGATAAACCTATTACTCTTCCTCCAAACTCTGCAAGGGTGCCACCACTTTTGGTTTTAGATTCTCCAGACCCTTCTGCAATGCACCAGCAGGTCACTGATATCCCAGAGGGTTCAGAGGATGCTCCTCTAACATTTGATACCCTTGTTCGTAAGCATGCACATTTTTTGAATGAGATGAGCAAACTCAAG GTGGCTGATCTTATTATTCCACTGAGAGAGCTTGCTCATGCGGATGCCAATGTCGCTTATCATTTGTGGGTGTTGGTGTTTCCCATTGCCTGGGTGACCTTAGACAAGGAAGAGCAGGTTGCACTAGCTAAACCAATGATTGCTCTGCTTTCAAAAGATTATCATAAGAAGCAGCAAGGCAGCAGGCCAAATGTTGTGCAAGCCCTTCTGGAAGGGCTTCAGTTGAGCCACCCTCAGCCTCGGATGCCAAGTGAGCTCATTAAATATATTGGGAAAACTTACAATGCATGGCACATAGCATTGGCTTTGCTGGAAAGTCATGTCATGTTGTTCACAAATGATACAAAGTGCTCCGAGTCTCTTGCGGAACTTTATCGTTTGCTCAATGAAGAAGACATGAGGTGTGGATTGTGGAAGAAAAGGTCAATCACTGCAGAAACTAGAGCCGGGCTTTCGCTAGTTCAGCATGGCTACTGGCAGCGTGCTCAAAGCCTCTTTTACCAAGCTATGCTTAAGTCAACTCAAGGCACATATAATAACACAGTGCCGAAGGCCGAGATGTGTCTTTGGGAAGAACAATGGCTGTACTGTGCTGGTCAACTCAGCGAATGGGAACCATTGGTAGAATATGGAAAAAGTATTGAGAATCACGAAGTACTACTTGATACTCTTTGGAAATTGCCTGATTGGGTATACTTGAAGGATCAGGTACTTACAAAGGCTCAGGTGGAAGATACTCCGAAACTTCGGCTTATACAATCATTCATTTTGCTTCATGAAAGAAATGCAAATGGTGTGGGGGACGCTGAGAACAGTGTGGGGAAAGGTGTTGATCTTGCCTTGGATCAGTGGTGGCAGTTGCCAGAGATGTCTATCCATGCTAGGATTCCTCTCTTACAGCAATTCCAACAGCTAGTTGAAGTTCAAGAGTCGTCAAGAATTCTTGTGGACATTGCCAATGGAAACAAACTTTCTGGGAATCCTGTGGTTGGTGTACACGGAAATCTTTATGCTGATctcaaggacattcttgagacttGGAGGCTGAGAACTCCAAATGAATGGGATAACATGTCTGTTTGGTATGATTTGCTACAATGGAGGAATGAAATGTACAATGCAGTCATAGAAGCATTCAAAGATTTTACAACAACGAATCCACAACTTCATCACCTTGGTTATCGTGACAAAGCCTGGAACGTTAATAAGCTTGCTCACATTGGTCGTAAGCAAGGCCTTTACGATGTTTGTGTCTCAATACTTGAAAAGATGTACGGCCATTCAACGATGGAAGTGCAG GAGGCCTTTGTTAAGATTACAGAACAGGCAAAAGCTTATCTGGAAATGAAAGGGGAGCTTACCAGTGGTCTCAATCTAATCAACAGCACAAACTTAGAGTATTTTCCTGTGAAACATAAAGCAGAAATATTTCGTCTGAAGGGGGATTTCTTGTTAAAGCTAAATGATTATGAAGGTGCTAATCTTTCATACTCCAATGCTGTCAGCCTTTTCAGAAATGTGCCTAAAGGATGGATAAGCTGGGGAAATTATTGTGACATG GCTTACAGAGAAAGGAATGATGAGACATGGTTGGAGTATGCTGTCTGTTGCTTTCTTCAAGGCATCAAATTTGGGATATCTAACTCAAGAAATCATCTAGCTCGTGTTTTATATCTTCTAAGCTTTGATACTCCCAATGAACATGTTGGGAGGTCTTTTGATAAATATATTGACCAAATTCCCCACTGGGTCTGGCTTTCTTGGATTCCACAACTCTTACTTTCTTTGCAGAGGACAGAAGCTCCCCATTGCAAACTCGTCCTACTAAAAATCGCCACTGTGTATCCCCAG GCCCTATATTACTGGCTGCGCACATACTTGCTTGAACGGCGTGATGTTGCAAATAAAGCTGAACTTGGTAGTAGAATGGCAATGGCTCAAAGGATACAGCAAAGTGCCTCTGGTGCCAGTGCTGGTTCAATTGGGTTAGCCGATGGGAATGCTAGAGTACAAGGTCATAGTGGCATTGGTTTATCCTCAGACAATCAAGTTCACCAAACTGCCCAATCTGGTGGAATTGGTTCTCATGATGGTGGAAACTCTCATGGGCAAGAATCTGAAAGGTCCACAGTTGTCGAGAGTGGCATGCATCAGGGTAATGAGCAACAGAGTTCTTCAACAGTCAATGATGGTGGTCAGAGTGCATTAAGGCGTAATGGTGCTTTGGGTTCAGTACCCTCTGCTGCCAGCGCTTTTGATGCTGCAAAGGATATAATGGAGGCTCTTAGAAGCAAACATACTAATTTGGCTAGTGAACTTGAG ACTCTGCTGACTGAAATTGGTTCAAGGTTTGTCACTCTGCCAGAGGAGagacttctagctgtggttaaCGCCTTGCTCCACCGCTGTTACAAGTACCCAACTGCCACAACAGCTGAAGTTCCCCAATCGCTTAAGAAGGAACTCTCCGGTGTTTGTAGAGCTTGCTTTTCACAAGATGCTGTGAATAAGCACGTTGATTTTGTGAGAGAGTACAAACAGGATTTCGAGCGTGATCTTGATCCTGGGAGTACTACTACTTTCCCAGCCACCCTCTCTGAATTGACTGAGCGGTTAAAGCATTGGAAAAATGTCCTCCAGAGCAATGTTGAGGACAGATTTCCAGCTGTCTTGAAGCTGGAAGAGGAAAGCAGGGTGTTGCGCGACTTCCATGTTGTTGATGTGGAGGTTCCAGGACAGTACTTTAGTGATCAG GAAATTGCACCCGACCATGCAGTAAAGTTAGACAGGGTTGGAGCTGATATACCAATAGTGCGAAGACATGGAAGTAGTTTCCGGCGTTTGACTCTTATTGGCTCTGATGGTTCTCAACGTCATTTTATTGTTCAGACATCTTTAACCCCTAATGCTAGAAGTGATGAACGAATATTGCAGCTTTTCCGTGTGATGAACCAAATGTTTGATAAGCACAAGGAATCAAGGCGACGCCACATATCCATTCACACCCCAATCATCATTCCTGTTTGGTCCCAG GTCCGAATGGTAGAAGATGATTTGATGTACAGCACCTTTCTTGAGGTGTATGAGAATCACTGCTCAAGGAATGACAAGGAGGCGGATCTTCCCATAACCTATTTCAAGGAGCAATTGAATCCGGCTGTATCCGGCCAAGTCATTAACGGAGCTGTTGTAGACCTTCGCCTCCAAGCTTATAATGACATAACAAAAAATCTTGTATCTGACGGCATTTTTTCCCAATACATGTACAAGACTCTGTTAAACGGGAACCATATGTGGACTTTCAAAAAGCAGTTTGCCATCCAGTTGGCCCTCTCGAGTTTTATGTCTCTCATGCTACAAATTGGAGGGAGGTccccaaataaaattttatttgctAAGAACACAGGAAAAATATTTCAAACCGATTTTCATCCTGCATATGATGTAAATGGAATGGTCGAATTGAATGAGCCAGTGCCTTTTCGTCTTACAAGGAACATGCAAGCTTTCTTCTCCCATTTTGGAGTGGAAGGCCTCATTGTATCGGCAATGTGTGCTGCAGCACAGGCTGTGGTTTCACCCAAA CAAAGTCAACATCTGTGGCATCAGCTGGCTATGTTTTTCCGTGATGAGCTGCTGTCTTGGTCTTGGAGAAGACCCTCCCTCGGGATGCCTATGGCCCCGTTTGCTGGAGGGGGTAATATGAACCCCATTGACTTCAAGCAGAAGGTCATCGCCAATGTCGAGCATGTTATTGGCCGGATCAATGGAATTGCCCCACAGTACTTTTCCGAAGAG GAGGATAATGGCATGGAACCACCGCAGTCAGTGCAGCGCGGAGTGACTGAGTTGGTTGAAGCTGCCTTGACTCCGAGGAACTTGTGCATGATGGATCCAACGTGGCACCCCTGGTTTTAA